From Armatimonadota bacterium, the proteins below share one genomic window:
- a CDS encoding carboxymuconolactone decarboxylase family protein has translation MARLPKRYVRFFEDFPEVGKAYETYGEAVATAGPLDEKTRCLMKLAMSFGARLEGGAKSHAHKALQAGATVEELRHAALLAAPTLGFPHMMACLSWIDSVLEEDK, from the coding sequence ATGGCACGGTTGCCAAAACGGTATGTTCGGTTCTTTGAAGACTTTCCTGAGGTCGGGAAAGCCTACGAGACCTATGGGGAAGCAGTAGCAACCGCGGGCCCGCTCGACGAAAAGACCCGATGCCTCATGAAACTCGCGATGTCTTTCGGAGCCCGTCTCGAAGGGGGGGCAAAGAGCCATGCTCACAAGGCCCTCCAAGCTGGAGCGACCGTTGAGGAGTTGCGCCATGCTGCTTTGCTCGCCGCGCCGACGTTGGGATTCCCGCATATGATGGCTTGCCTAAGCTGGATTGACTCCGTACTCGAAGAGGATAAGTGA
- a CDS encoding molybdenum cofactor guanylyltransferase, producing MEGQVGAHYDIDHADQSSVLLTGGASRRMGFNKALISMGGEPLAVRLARILREAGWEPTILGRAPVDGYRFHPDDEIELGPLTAIRAFVPTSHLVFVLSCDVPLFDGAVARALKSCLGEKEAAIPSINGRLQPLCGVYRRSAWEKICDVDSPRIMDWVKALDVQIVNESDLLRLGVQPDWCRGVNTPLELKTLLDSASRPDK from the coding sequence ATGGAAGGCCAGGTGGGGGCGCACTATGATATCGATCATGCTGACCAGTCTTCCGTCTTGTTGACCGGAGGGGCAAGCCGCCGGATGGGCTTCAATAAGGCTTTGATTTCGATGGGAGGCGAGCCGCTTGCCGTCCGGTTAGCCCGAATTCTGCGGGAAGCAGGCTGGGAACCCACGATCTTGGGTCGCGCCCCTGTCGATGGATACCGGTTTCATCCTGATGATGAGATCGAGCTCGGGCCACTCACGGCAATTCGCGCATTCGTCCCGACCAGCCATCTTGTCTTCGTGCTTTCGTGCGATGTGCCCCTTTTTGACGGGGCCGTCGCGAGGGCTCTCAAATCCTGTCTCGGCGAGAAAGAAGCAGCGATTCCCTCTATCAACGGTCGATTGCAACCTTTGTGCGGAGTTTATCGTCGTTCTGCCTGGGAGAAAATATGCGATGTTGATTCGCCCAGAATCATGGATTGGGTGAAGGCTTTGGACGTGCAAATCGTCAACGAATCGGACTTACTCCGGCTTGGGGTTCAGCCCGATTGGTGTAGAGGAGTCAATACACCATTAGAACTAAAGACCTTGCTGGATTCTGCAAGTCGTCCTGACAAGTAG
- a CDS encoding NarK/NasA family nitrate transporter, which yields MNTPTDAPNAQEWQPNDPSFWESTAKTVAWRTLWITTFCLLLSFSTWFMVSALVVKLSGIGFKFAPHELFWLTAMPGLAAGTLRIVHTFLIPIFGTRKTVSVSTLLLAIPCVGWGFAVMNPQTPLSTFLVLAFLAGLGGGNFSSFMPSTSLFFPKSKLGTALGIQAGIGNFGVSIAQFLIPAIIGIALLGSSQTLTNPKTGATSNIYLQNGALIWVPLVLLGAVVAWFGLRDVPVQASFKEQLDIFKEKHTWVMTSLYVMTFGSFSGLAAAFPLMIKQLYGGFDGAPDPLAFAFLGPLVGAGVRAAAGPVADKVGGAKVTIVSGIGMLACSIAILPFANPSSMASWSGFLWLMLGIFFFSGIGNASTFKQIPMIFPPRQAGGVIGWTSAIAAYGPFAFSLTLGAVLGSGRNAAPFFMGLAIFYVINIGLNWWYYSRKGAEIPC from the coding sequence ATGAATACACCAACCGACGCGCCGAACGCTCAAGAATGGCAACCCAATGACCCTTCCTTTTGGGAGTCAACCGCGAAGACGGTCGCATGGCGGACGCTGTGGATCACCACGTTCTGCCTTCTCCTCAGCTTCTCCACCTGGTTCATGGTGAGCGCTCTAGTCGTGAAGCTCTCCGGCATCGGCTTCAAGTTTGCACCGCACGAACTGTTCTGGCTGACCGCCATGCCTGGCCTCGCGGCTGGGACCTTGCGCATCGTCCACACTTTTCTCATCCCCATTTTTGGAACGCGCAAGACCGTGAGTGTATCGACGCTTCTCTTGGCGATCCCCTGCGTGGGTTGGGGGTTTGCGGTCATGAACCCCCAGACTCCGCTCTCGACCTTTTTGGTTTTGGCCTTTCTCGCCGGTTTGGGTGGGGGCAACTTCAGTTCATTTATGCCGAGCACATCGTTGTTCTTCCCAAAATCCAAGTTGGGGACGGCGCTCGGGATTCAAGCGGGGATCGGCAACTTTGGCGTGAGCATTGCCCAATTTCTTATCCCCGCCATCATTGGGATCGCCCTTCTGGGAAGTTCGCAAACTCTGACGAACCCCAAAACCGGGGCGACCAGCAACATCTATCTTCAGAACGGTGCGTTGATTTGGGTGCCGCTTGTGCTCTTGGGTGCGGTGGTCGCTTGGTTTGGTCTTCGGGACGTGCCGGTTCAGGCAAGCTTCAAGGAGCAACTCGATATCTTCAAGGAAAAGCACACGTGGGTCATGACGTCACTCTACGTCATGACCTTCGGGTCGTTTAGTGGCCTAGCAGCTGCATTTCCGCTAATGATCAAGCAACTCTACGGTGGATTCGATGGCGCACCTGATCCGTTGGCCTTTGCGTTTTTGGGGCCGCTGGTTGGTGCTGGAGTCCGCGCTGCCGCAGGGCCAGTCGCAGACAAAGTTGGAGGGGCAAAGGTGACGATAGTCAGCGGGATCGGAATGCTGGCATGCAGTATCGCGATTCTGCCCTTTGCGAATCCAAGCTCAATGGCCAGTTGGAGCGGCTTCCTATGGCTCATGCTCGGCATCTTCTTCTTTAGCGGCATTGGAAATGCGAGCACGTTCAAACAAATCCCCATGATTTTCCCGCCGCGCCAGGCTGGGGGCGTCATCGGATGGACTTCCGCGATTGCGGCCTATGGGCCGTTCGCTTTCAGCCTGACTCTCGGCGCGGTGCTCGGATCGGGCCGCAATGCGGCCCCGTTCTTCATGGGCCTTGCCATTTTCTACGTGATCAATATCGGCCTGAACTGGTGGTACTACTCCCGAAAAGGGGCTGAAATACCCTGCTAG